From one Campylobacter concisus genomic stretch:
- a CDS encoding SelT/SelW/SelH family (seleno)protein yields MQVKIIYCNSUNYRPVASRVEDEIKANFSDARVEKVVGDGGNFIVEVDGDVIFSKKDRIGNEEARFPHGEEITTLINKYLKEKSA; encoded by the coding sequence ATGCAAGTAAAAATTATTTACTGCAACTCTTGAAACTATCGTCCGGTAGCTTCTCGTGTAGAAGATGAAATAAAAGCGAACTTTAGTGATGCAAGAGTCGAAAAGGTTGTAGGTGATGGTGGAAATTTCATTGTCGAGGTTGATGGAGATGTTATATTTTCTAAGAAAGATCGCATTGGAAATGAAGAAGCGAGATTTCCTCACGGTGAAGAGATCACAACTCTTATAAACAAATATCTCAAAGAAAAGTCGGCTTAA
- a CDS encoding 30S ribosomal protein S1: MAVNKSVQLGKAKDEDIEDIDFAAMLEESFKKTEEDSDAKIVSINGDEVLIDVGKKSEGILNVSEITDANGNLTHKVGDTIKVVITGSRNGRPIVSHKKALRKEKVKAFIEAYDPENSSEIDVKVVGKNKGGFITQDANGVEFFLPKTHSGFKNAEGVIGKTYKVRVIKIDKEENSIVVSRKKILDDDRKKRKEALSSIVENDSVIEGTVKKITTYGMFVDVGGVDGLVHYSEISYKGPVNPSSLYKEGDKVLVKVISYDNEKRHLSLSIKAATPDPWEEIINDGLEVGDTIKVTVSNIEPYGAFVDLGNDIEGFLHISEISWDKNIKNPKDHINEGQEIDVEVIEIDAKGHRLRVSLKNLLPKPFDEFKAKHKEGDVVKGVVTTITNFGAFVRVGCVEGLLHNEDASWDRNDKCKDMFKAGDELEVKIIKIDSAEQKVSLSLKDLKQSPVQVFADKFNVGDIVKGTIRDIKDFGVFVELGDNVDALIRKEDLGGVDVSTLKIGDEIEAAIAFIDEKKNRIRLSIRRLAKQKEREVLNEINDNDDKVTLGDIIKEQLL, encoded by the coding sequence ATGGCTGTGAACAAAAGTGTTCAATTAGGAAAAGCAAAAGACGAAGATATCGAAGATATCGATTTTGCTGCGATGTTAGAGGAGTCTTTTAAAAAGACTGAAGAAGATAGTGACGCAAAGATCGTCAGTATCAATGGCGATGAGGTTTTAATCGACGTTGGCAAGAAGTCAGAAGGCATTTTAAATGTTTCTGAGATCACTGATGCAAACGGCAACCTGACGCATAAAGTTGGCGATACGATCAAAGTTGTAATAACTGGATCAAGAAATGGAAGACCTATAGTGTCGCACAAAAAAGCACTTAGAAAAGAGAAAGTTAAAGCTTTCATCGAAGCTTACGATCCTGAAAATTCTAGCGAAATAGATGTAAAAGTAGTTGGAAAAAATAAAGGTGGTTTTATAACTCAAGATGCAAATGGCGTGGAATTTTTCTTACCAAAAACTCACAGTGGCTTTAAAAATGCTGAAGGAGTAATTGGTAAAACATATAAAGTAAGAGTTATAAAAATTGATAAAGAAGAAAATAGCATAGTTGTCTCTAGAAAGAAAATTTTAGATGACGACCGCAAAAAGCGTAAAGAAGCTCTATCAAGCATAGTAGAAAATGATAGCGTTATAGAGGGTACAGTTAAAAAAATCACAACTTATGGTATGTTTGTTGATGTTGGTGGAGTCGATGGGCTTGTGCATTACAGTGAGATAAGTTATAAAGGCCCAGTAAACCCTAGCTCACTATATAAAGAAGGCGATAAAGTTTTAGTTAAAGTTATCAGCTATGACAACGAAAAACGCCACTTGTCTTTATCTATCAAGGCAGCTACTCCAGATCCTTGGGAAGAGATCATAAATGATGGACTAGAGGTTGGTGACACTATCAAAGTTACAGTTAGCAATATCGAGCCTTATGGCGCATTTGTTGATCTTGGAAATGATATTGAAGGATTTTTACATATATCTGAAATTTCATGGGACAAAAATATCAAAAATCCAAAAGATCACATCAATGAAGGTCAAGAGATCGATGTTGAGGTTATTGAGATAGATGCAAAAGGACACCGTCTAAGAGTGAGCCTTAAAAATTTACTTCCAAAGCCATTTGATGAGTTTAAGGCAAAACATAAAGAGGGCGACGTAGTAAAAGGCGTTGTGACAACTATCACAAATTTTGGTGCATTTGTTAGAGTGGGTTGCGTTGAAGGCTTGTTGCATAACGAAGACGCATCTTGGGATAGAAACGATAAATGCAAAGATATGTTTAAAGCTGGTGACGAGCTTGAAGTAAAAATCATCAAAATCGATAGTGCTGAACAAAAAGTTTCACTTAGCCTAAAAGACCTAAAACAAAGTCCAGTTCAAGTATTTGCTGATAAATTTAATGTAGGCGATATCGTAAAAGGAACAATTCGCGACATTAAAGACTTTGGTGTGTTTGTAGAGCTTGGCGATAACGTTGATGCACTAATCCGCAAAGAAGATCTAGGTGGTGTAGATGTTAGCACACTTAAGATCGGCGATGAGATCGAAGCAGCTATCGCATTTATCGATGAGAAGAAAAATAGAATTCGCCTGAGCATACGTCGTTTAGCAAAACAAAAAGAGCGTGAAGTGTTAAATGAGATCAATGATAACGACGATAAAGTAACACTTGGCGATATCATAAAAGAACAATTACTTTAG
- a CDS encoding metal-dependent hydrolase, whose product MEILKAKKIITGGENPKILRNSCVVIDDDKILEITSEKEAQKKFKEAKICDFGESVIAPAFINTHVHLEFSSNVSTLKYGDFIKWLSSIVDKGGELAKMEAKKAMNEAINSLLKSGVCTIGEISSFGSDLEILAASPLKVVLFSEILGSNEQIVQQNLQNFLAKFEKTKSYKSQNFTPAISLHSPYSVHPKLAKAALEIAKKDDLLVSTHFLESKAEKQWLEHGSGGFKKHLLRFSQDPRPMYDAKSYFAMFREINTLFTHCVYVSDFAKFKPHHSVTHCAISNRLLGKKALNLKEIFKNNVSLNIGTDGLSSNISLNFWHELRAALFTHASLDLNELATRLFVAATHGGAKALRTNNGEIKTGRAADLAVYNDLECDDSELILQLILHTNEAKKLYIGGKICKF is encoded by the coding sequence GTGGAAATTTTAAAAGCAAAAAAAATAATCACTGGCGGAGAAAATCCAAAAATTTTAAGAAATTCTTGTGTCGTTATTGATGATGATAAAATTTTAGAAATTACAAGCGAAAAAGAGGCGCAAAAAAAATTTAAAGAGGCCAAAATTTGCGACTTTGGTGAGAGCGTGATCGCCCCAGCTTTTATAAATACGCACGTTCATTTGGAGTTTAGCTCAAACGTTAGCACGCTAAAATATGGCGACTTTATAAAATGGCTTAGCTCTATCGTTGATAAAGGCGGCGAGCTAGCTAAAATGGAAGCTAAGAAAGCGATGAATGAAGCCATAAATTCGCTGTTAAAAAGCGGAGTTTGTACCATTGGCGAGATATCTAGCTTTGGTAGTGATCTTGAAATTTTAGCCGCTAGTCCGCTAAAAGTCGTACTTTTTAGTGAAATTTTAGGCTCAAATGAGCAGATAGTTCAGCAAAATTTGCAAAATTTCTTAGCTAAATTTGAAAAAACAAAGAGCTATAAAAGCCAAAATTTCACTCCAGCTATCTCACTACACTCTCCCTACTCTGTGCACCCAAAGCTCGCCAAAGCCGCCCTTGAGATAGCTAAAAAAGATGACCTGCTTGTAAGCACGCACTTTTTAGAGAGCAAGGCTGAAAAGCAGTGGCTAGAGCACGGCAGCGGCGGCTTCAAAAAGCATCTTTTAAGATTTAGCCAAGATCCAAGGCCGATGTATGACGCGAAGAGCTACTTTGCGATGTTTCGTGAGATAAATACACTCTTTACGCACTGCGTTTATGTGAGCGATTTTGCTAAATTTAAGCCTCATCACAGCGTGACGCACTGCGCCATTTCAAACAGACTGCTTGGCAAAAAAGCGCTAAATTTAAAAGAAATTTTCAAAAATAACGTCAGTCTAAACATCGGCACAGACGGCCTTAGCTCAAATATCAGCCTAAATTTCTGGCATGAGCTACGAGCCGCCCTTTTTACCCACGCGAGCCTTGATCTAAACGAGCTTGCCACTAGGCTTTTTGTCGCTGCAACGCACGGGGGCGCAAAGGCGCTTAGGACAAATAACGGCGAGATAAAGACAGGACGAGCGGCCGATCTTGCCGTCTATAACGACCTAGAGTGCGATGATAGCGAGCTAATACTTCAGCTCATACTTCATACAAACGAAGCTAAAAAACTATATATCGGAGGCAAAATTTGCAAATTTTAA
- a CDS encoding RNA recognition motif domain-containing protein has protein sequence MNIYVGNLSYRTTEAELKEAFAQFGEVKRAKIVKDRETDRSKGFGFVEMDDANEGQRAIEALNEKELGGRTLRVNEARPRD, from the coding sequence GTGAATATTTATGTAGGAAATTTGTCGTATAGAACGACAGAGGCAGAATTGAAGGAAGCTTTTGCACAATTTGGTGAAGTAAAGCGCGCAAAGATCGTAAAAGATAGAGAAACTGACCGCTCAAAGGGTTTCGGCTTTGTTGAGATGGATGACGCAAATGAAGGACAAAGAGCCATAGAAGCGTTAAATGAAAAAGAGTTAGGCGGACGCACTTTAAGGGTAAATGAGGCTAGACCAAGGGATTAA
- the sppA gene encoding signal peptide peptidase SppA, protein MQILRLIFRGILGIFKFINNYFKALIFLLILFFVFAPDGKMKEPNLARIDITGTIMDTSEILEALEKARLDSNIKGVLLYIDSPGGALSPSVELAMAVKRLKENKKVLAYAAGNMASGSYYAGVNADTIVANPGAFIGSIGVIIQGANIENLAKNLGVSEQVVKAGEFKEAGTFMRSWSKQERESLQGLVNDAYMLFVSDVAEARNLDIKKKDEWANARVFLAHNALKMGLIDSLGSYIDAQNELAKMSLVNEPVWQEKPQIEKIMEKFTKQGINSLLSAFFETKLK, encoded by the coding sequence TTGCAAATTTTAAGGCTTATTTTTAGAGGAATTTTGGGAATTTTTAAATTTATAAATAACTACTTTAAGGCGCTCATATTTTTGCTGATCTTATTTTTCGTATTTGCACCAGATGGCAAGATGAAAGAGCCAAATTTAGCCCGTATCGACATCACCGGCACGATAATGGACACAAGCGAAATTTTAGAAGCACTAGAAAAAGCAAGGCTTGATAGCAACATCAAAGGCGTGCTGCTCTACATCGACAGCCCAGGCGGTGCGCTAAGTCCTAGCGTGGAGCTAGCTATGGCGGTCAAGAGGCTAAAAGAGAACAAAAAAGTGCTCGCATACGCTGCTGGCAACATGGCAAGTGGTAGCTACTACGCTGGCGTAAATGCCGACACTATCGTAGCAAATCCGGGCGCTTTCATCGGCTCTATCGGCGTCATCATACAAGGGGCAAACATCGAAAATTTAGCCAAAAATTTAGGCGTAAGCGAGCAAGTAGTGAAGGCTGGCGAGTTTAAAGAGGCTGGTACCTTTATGAGGAGCTGGAGCAAGCAAGAGCGTGAGAGCTTGCAAGGGCTCGTAAATGATGCTTACATGCTATTTGTAAGCGACGTGGCAGAGGCTAGAAATTTAGATATCAAGAAAAAAGATGAGTGGGCAAATGCAAGGGTCTTTTTAGCTCACAATGCCCTAAAAATGGGGCTAATTGACAGCCTTGGTAGCTACATAGATGCTCAAAACGAGCTAGCTAAAATGAGCCTCGTAAATGAGCCCGTCTGGCAAGAAAAACCGCAGATCGAAAAGATAATGGAGAAATTTACAAAGCAAGGCATAAACTCGCTTCTTAGTGCATTTTTTGAGACAAAGCTCAAATAA
- a CDS encoding glutamate--tRNA ligase family protein yields MRLDQGINDYLPPSGGIVSRIAPTPSGFLHAGNAYNFILTYLLTRSVSGILHLRIDDYDLSRYRCEFVQNIFDVLEFLELECDKGPTCTSEFEQKFSFKLRAKRYEEVLKKLDEIYICECSRTTKNAYINGIYTKICKDKNLKFIKDNTAIRLSVDEGDPLGKLVAEQMGDFVIYKKDFTPAYNFASVIDDEDMGVNLVVRGEDLKACTLAQRYLAKKLNFNFYNANFIHHKLLLKDGKKLSKSSKSPPINLKDSPQIYYKILANDLGLDIKSTDKISNLLYEFKLKNIAKKFLQSMS; encoded by the coding sequence ATGAGGCTAGACCAAGGGATTAATGACTATTTGCCACCATCTGGTGGCATAGTCTCTCGCATTGCTCCTACACCAAGCGGATTTTTACATGCTGGTAATGCTTATAACTTCATTCTGACTTACCTTTTGACACGTTCAGTAAGTGGCATTTTGCACTTACGTATTGATGACTATGACCTTAGTAGATACCGGTGCGAGTTTGTTCAAAATATCTTTGATGTTTTAGAATTTTTGGAACTTGAATGCGATAAAGGACCTACTTGTACGAGTGAGTTTGAGCAAAAATTTAGCTTTAAATTAAGGGCTAAAAGGTATGAAGAAGTGCTTAAAAAGCTAGATGAAATTTATATCTGTGAATGTTCAAGGACTACAAAAAATGCCTACATAAACGGCATTTATACTAAAATATGCAAAGATAAAAATCTAAAATTTATAAAAGACAATACTGCTATTAGACTAAGCGTGGATGAGGGCGATCCTCTTGGTAAGCTTGTGGCAGAGCAAATGGGCGATTTTGTGATATACAAAAAAGATTTTACTCCTGCTTACAACTTTGCAAGCGTGATAGATGATGAAGATATGGGCGTAAATTTGGTTGTTAGAGGTGAGGATCTAAAGGCTTGCACGCTAGCTCAAAGATACCTTGCAAAAAAGCTAAATTTTAACTTTTATAATGCTAATTTTATTCATCATAAGCTACTTTTAAAAGATGGCAAAAAGCTCTCAAAAAGCTCAAAATCACCACCAATTAATCTAAAAGATAGCCCGCAAATTTATTATAAAATTTTAGCAAATGATCTTGGTTTAGATATCAAATCAACAGACAAAATTTCAAATCTACTTTATGAGTTTAAGCTAAAAAATATAGCCAAAAAATTTTTGCAAAGCATGAGCTAA
- the serA gene encoding phosphoglycerate dehydrogenase, with product MMKTIIVCDAIHPVGFELLKKEQDINVIDAVNTPKDELLKILGEADVAITRSSTEVNEAFLNAGKKLKAIVRAGVGVDNVDIEGCSRRGIIAMNVPTANTIAAVELTMAHMLASARSLEYAHNDLKLDRIWKREKWYGVELFKKKLGVIGFGNIGSRVAVRAKAFGMEIIAYDPYIDPSKVIDMGGTYTKNFDDILACDFITIHTPKTKETTNMIGAKEIAKMKDGVRLINCARGGLYNEEALYEGLKSGKIAFAGIDVFTKEPATDHPLLDLNNVSVTPHLGANTLESQRNIAVEAVEQAILAARGISYPNALNLPIKTEDLPPFVEPYIDLTSKMAFLAAQINKSVIKAIRIETHGQISEYANSMLTFAIVGALKESLGDAINYVNAKFLCDEKGIVTETSLGGDSIFKNKITVRLTTENGIVTVGGTVFGENQQRIVTINGFKTDFKPKGKMIIFKNHDVPGVIAQISKILADEKINIADFRLGRDDHNMALAVILVDEHIKAETLERLNALEACVWAQYAVI from the coding sequence ATTATGAAAACTATCATTGTTTGCGATGCGATACATCCAGTAGGTTTTGAACTTTTAAAAAAAGAGCAAGATATAAACGTAATAGACGCAGTTAATACTCCCAAAGATGAACTTTTAAAAATTTTAGGCGAGGCTGATGTTGCTATAACAAGAAGCTCAACTGAAGTAAATGAGGCCTTTTTAAACGCTGGTAAAAAACTAAAAGCCATCGTTAGAGCTGGTGTTGGTGTAGATAATGTCGATATAGAAGGATGCTCAAGGCGTGGCATAATAGCTATGAACGTTCCAACTGCAAACACTATTGCAGCAGTTGAGCTAACAATGGCTCATATGCTAGCTTCAGCTAGATCTCTTGAATACGCTCATAATGATCTAAAGCTAGATAGAATTTGGAAGCGTGAGAAATGGTATGGGGTTGAGCTTTTTAAGAAAAAACTTGGCGTGATTGGCTTTGGAAATATTGGCTCAAGGGTAGCTGTTCGTGCAAAAGCTTTTGGTATGGAGATCATAGCTTATGATCCATATATTGATCCATCTAAAGTTATCGATATGGGCGGTACTTATACTAAAAATTTTGATGATATTTTAGCATGTGATTTTATCACGATACATACGCCAAAGACTAAAGAGACGACCAATATGATCGGCGCTAAAGAGATCGCAAAAATGAAAGATGGCGTAAGACTTATAAACTGCGCTAGAGGCGGTCTTTATAACGAAGAAGCGCTTTATGAAGGACTAAAAAGTGGCAAGATAGCATTTGCCGGTATTGATGTTTTTACAAAAGAGCCAGCAACTGATCATCCACTTCTTGATCTAAATAATGTAAGTGTCACCCCACACCTTGGAGCAAATACGCTTGAGTCACAGCGAAATATCGCAGTAGAGGCAGTCGAGCAAGCTATTTTAGCAGCTCGCGGCATAAGCTATCCAAATGCGTTAAATTTACCTATAAAAACAGAAGATCTACCGCCATTTGTTGAACCTTATATCGATCTTACAAGCAAGATGGCATTTCTTGCTGCACAGATAAATAAAAGCGTTATCAAGGCCATTCGTATCGAGACTCACGGTCAGATTAGCGAATATGCAAATTCAATGCTAACTTTTGCAATCGTAGGTGCTTTAAAAGAGAGTCTTGGTGATGCGATAAATTATGTAAATGCTAAATTTTTATGCGATGAAAAAGGTATAGTGACTGAAACTAGTCTTGGCGGAGATAGTATTTTTAAAAATAAAATTACCGTTCGCTTAACTACCGAAAATGGCATTGTAACCGTTGGTGGAACGGTATTTGGTGAAAATCAGCAACGCATCGTAACGATAAATGGTTTTAAGACCGACTTTAAACCAAAAGGTAAGATGATTATCTTTAAAAACCATGATGTGCCAGGCGTTATTGCTCAGATTAGTAAAATTTTAGCTGATGAAAAGATCAATATCGCAGACTTCCGTCTTGGCAGAGATGATCACAATATGGCACTTGCTGTCATTTTGGTTGATGAACATATAAAAGCAGAAACGTTAGAGAGACTAAACGCACTTGAAGCTTGCGTTTGGGCTCAATACGCAGTTATATAA
- a CDS encoding M24 family metallopeptidase, with protein sequence MNFILKDENAVFYECGYSCDNEFLLCVDGVKYFFTDARYYFEAKSCVNAGVVVLLAQRNLINEVRAFLRKMKPNSLVFNPDELSLSEYNALSKGFKINFKPKANFSRLKRICKSEDEIKILKKASEFGAKCFDEFAKFVRENGEGMSEKELHFNASLIFRQKNELGLSFDPIVAINENAAKAHALPGDKILKKGDLLLLDAGVKFKRYCSDRTRTACFDENFNFSKEQKFKNAKMQEIYEIVKEAQAAAIKVARAGVRACEIDLAARSVIAKAGYEKAFFHSTGHGVGVDIHELPVISARSETLIKEGMVFSVEPGIYLENEFGVRIEDVVVAREGGCEIL encoded by the coding sequence ATGAATTTCATTTTAAAGGACGAAAACGCCGTATTTTACGAGTGCGGCTACAGCTGCGACAATGAGTTTTTGCTATGCGTTGATGGCGTGAAATACTTTTTCACGGACGCGAGATATTATTTCGAGGCAAAAAGCTGCGTAAATGCAGGCGTGGTCGTTCTTTTGGCGCAGAGAAATTTAATAAACGAGGTTAGGGCATTTTTAAGAAAGATGAAGCCAAATAGCCTTGTTTTTAACCCTGATGAGCTAAGCTTAAGCGAGTATAACGCGCTTAGCAAGGGTTTTAAGATAAATTTCAAGCCAAAGGCAAATTTCTCTAGGCTAAAGAGAATTTGCAAAAGTGAAGATGAGATAAAAATTTTAAAAAAAGCTAGCGAATTTGGGGCAAAATGCTTTGATGAATTTGCTAAATTTGTGCGTGAAAATGGCGAAGGGATGAGCGAAAAAGAGCTTCATTTTAACGCCTCGCTCATCTTTAGGCAAAAAAACGAGCTAGGTCTTAGCTTTGATCCGATCGTAGCGATAAACGAAAATGCCGCAAAGGCGCATGCGCTACCTGGGGATAAAATTTTAAAAAAGGGCGATTTGCTGTTACTTGACGCTGGGGTTAAATTTAAGCGCTACTGCTCTGATCGCACTAGAACTGCTTGCTTTGATGAAAATTTTAACTTTTCAAAGGAGCAAAAATTTAAAAACGCCAAGATGCAAGAAATTTACGAGATCGTAAAAGAGGCTCAGGCTGCTGCGATAAAGGTCGCAAGAGCTGGCGTTAGGGCGTGCGAGATAGACCTTGCAGCAAGAAGTGTGATAGCAAAGGCTGGATATGAAAAGGCCTTTTTTCACTCGACAGGACACGGCGTGGGTGTCGACATACACGAGCTTCCAGTCATCTCAGCAAGGAGCGAAACGCTCATAAAAGAGGGTATGGTCTTTAGCGTGGAGCCAGGAATTTATCTAGAAAATGAATTTGGCGTGCGCATCGAAGATGTCGTGGTCGCAAGAGAAGGTGGGTGCGAAATTTTATGA
- a CDS encoding DJ-1 family glyoxalase III translates to MKKVAVILAEGFEEIEALTSVDVLRRAGAIASIVGLNDVNIKGCHNICVKADVTLREMKELDYDTIVLPGGLPGASNLANDTRLKAILQNFDKSNKLICAICAAPMVLENAGVLKDHFVCYPGFEENVRSDKRGYDNGKSVLRDQNIITAKGPAFSMEFALFIVKNLLGDEAYLKVKNDLLYK, encoded by the coding sequence ATGAAAAAAGTTGCTGTGATTTTAGCTGAAGGATTTGAGGAGATAGAAGCACTAACTTCTGTTGATGTTTTACGTAGAGCTGGAGCGATAGCTTCTATTGTTGGGCTAAATGACGTAAACATCAAAGGATGTCACAATATATGCGTAAAAGCCGATGTGACACTTCGCGAGATGAAGGAGCTAGACTACGATACGATCGTCCTTCCTGGGGGACTTCCAGGAGCTAGCAATCTAGCAAACGATACAAGGCTCAAAGCAATTTTGCAAAATTTTGATAAAAGCAATAAGCTTATTTGTGCCATTTGTGCTGCTCCTATGGTGCTTGAGAACGCTGGTGTACTAAAAGATCATTTTGTTTGTTATCCAGGATTTGAAGAAAATGTAAGAAGTGATAAAAGGGGCTATGATAACGGCAAGAGTGTATTGAGGGATCAAAATATTATTACAGCAAAAGGTCCTGCTTTTTCAATGGAATTTGCACTTTTTATAGTTAAAAATTTACTTGGCGATGAAGCGTATCTTAAAGTAAAGAATGATTTACTTTATAAATAG
- the efp gene encoding elongation factor P has product MASYSMGDLKKGLKIEIDGVPYKIVEYQHVKPGKGAAFVRAKIKSFIDGKVLEKTFHAGDKCEQPHLEEKEMQYLYDDGEYCQFMDTVTYEQVAISDEDVGDVKKWMIDGMMVEILFHNGNAIGVEVPQVVELKIVETPPNFKGDTQGGKKPATLESGAVVQIPFHVLEGEVIRVDTVRGEYIERANK; this is encoded by the coding sequence ATGGCTTCATATTCAATGGGCGATCTAAAAAAGGGACTAAAGATCGAGATCGATGGCGTTCCTTATAAAATCGTAGAATATCAACACGTTAAACCGGGCAAAGGTGCAGCTTTTGTTCGTGCGAAAATCAAATCTTTTATCGACGGAAAAGTGCTTGAAAAGACTTTTCACGCAGGCGATAAATGCGAGCAACCACATCTTGAAGAAAAAGAGATGCAGTATCTTTATGATGATGGTGAGTATTGCCAGTTTATGGATACTGTTACTTATGAACAAGTTGCTATTAGCGATGAGGATGTGGGTGATGTTAAAAAATGGATGATCGATGGCATGATGGTTGAAATTTTATTTCACAATGGCAATGCGATCGGCGTTGAAGTGCCACAAGTAGTTGAGCTAAAGATAGTTGAGACTCCACCAAATTTCAAGGGCGATACGCAAGGCGGTAAAAAGCCAGCTACTCTTGAGAGTGGTGCGGTAGTTCAGATACCATTTCACGTACTTGAGGGCGAGGTTATCCGTGTGGATACTGTTCGTGGCGAGTATATCGAGCGTGCGAATAAATAA
- the aroQ gene encoding type II 3-dehydroquinate dehydratase — protein MDKKLKIMVIQGPNINMLGAREPGIYGVMKMEDIHSQMKIVADQNDVEIEFFQSNLEGELVDKIQECLGDADGIIINPAAYTHTSIAIRDALSAVALPVIEVHISNVYRREEFRHKSLIAPVAAGQIVGFGPVGYHLAMIGMLQIFEQIKAVRANQKAQ, from the coding sequence ATGGATAAGAAGCTAAAAATAATGGTTATCCAAGGCCCAAATATCAACATGCTTGGCGCTAGAGAGCCAGGAATTTACGGCGTTATGAAGATGGAGGATATCCACTCTCAAATGAAGATCGTTGCCGATCAAAATGACGTTGAGATCGAGTTTTTTCAAAGCAACCTTGAGGGCGAGCTAGTCGATAAGATCCAAGAGTGCTTGGGCGATGCTGACGGCATCATCATAAACCCAGCCGCTTACACTCACACATCTATTGCTATCCGCGATGCGCTAAGTGCGGTTGCACTGCCAGTTATCGAGGTGCATATCAGCAACGTTTATAGAAGAGAAGAGTTCCGCCACAAAAGCCTCATCGCACCAGTTGCAGCAGGCCAGATCGTGGGTTTTGGACCAGTTGGTTATCATTTGGCGATGATAGGCATGCTTCAAATTTTTGAGCAAATCAAAGCAGTAAGAGCAAATCAAAAAGCACAATGA
- the folK gene encoding 2-amino-4-hydroxy-6-hydroxymethyldihydropteridine diphosphokinase produces the protein MRLAGARKIVKSRFCPSFFHKRDEFKYEALVGMGGNIGDSAKRFDKFIRAISEDRRFHVVEVSPILINAAFGYEAQDDFSNAVINLQTSMSPRETLKILGHYESKFKRVRTFKNAPRTLDLDILYFSKKVYKTPHIIVPHPGAGKRLSVIVPLGLMRG, from the coding sequence ATGAGGCTAGCTGGAGCAAGAAAGATCGTAAAAAGCCGTTTTTGCCCTAGTTTTTTTCATAAAAGAGATGAATTTAAGTATGAGGCGCTAGTTGGCATGGGTGGCAACATCGGCGATAGCGCAAAGAGGTTTGATAAATTTATAAGAGCGATTAGTGAAGATAGGCGGTTTCACGTGGTTGAAGTCTCGCCGATCCTTATAAATGCGGCGTTTGGCTACGAAGCGCAGGATGATTTTAGTAACGCTGTTATAAATTTACAAACATCTATGAGCCCTAGAGAAACTCTAAAAATTTTGGGGCACTATGAGAGTAAATTTAAGCGTGTCAGAACATTTAAAAATGCGCCACGTACGCTTGATCTGGATATTTTGTATTTTAGTAAAAAAGTCTATAAGACGCCGCACATTATCGTTCCGCACCCAGGGGCTGGTAAGAGGCTTAGCGTGATCGTGCCACTAGGGCTTATGAGAGGTTAA